A window of Perognathus longimembris pacificus isolate PPM17 chromosome 6, ASM2315922v1, whole genome shotgun sequence contains these coding sequences:
- the Kcnk15 gene encoding potassium channel subfamily K member 15, with product MRQPSARTAALVACILSYLLVGAAVFDALESEAERGRQRLLAQKRGEFRRKYGFSADDYRELERLARQAEPHRAGRQWKFAGSFYFAITVITTIGYGHAAPGTDSGKVFCMFYALLGIPLTLVTFQSLGERLNALVRHLLLAAKRCLGLQRPRVSTENMVVAGLLACVATLALGAAAFAHFEGWTFFHAYYYCFITLTTIGFGDFVALQNDEALQRKLPYVAFCFLYILLGLTVIGAFLNLVVLRFLAHADVPGRAPLPHQGARLSRSPRAPRHPAGPRGATCISHRVCQLETWACDNLGFSPPSSPVTERPVKADRPQARRKSI from the exons ATGAGGCAGCCGAGCGCGCGCACGGCCGCGCTCGTCGCCTGCATCCTGTCCTACCTGCTGGTGGGCGCTGCCGTCTTCGACGCGCTGGAGTCCGAGGCGGAGCGCGGCCGCCAGCGGCTGCTCGCCCAGAAACGCGGCGAGTTCCGGAGGAAATACGGCTTCTCGGCCGACGACTACCGCGAGCTGGAGCGCCTGGCCCGGCAGGCCGAGCCGCACCGCGCCGGACGCCAGTGGAAGTTCGCCGGCTCCTTCTACTTCGCCATCACCGTCATCACCACCATCG GGTACGGCCACGCAGCGCCGGGCACAGACTCGGGCAAGGTCTTCTGCATGTTTTACGCGCTCCTGGGCATCCCGCTGACCCTGGTCACCTTCCAGAGCCTGGGCGAGCGGCTGAACGCGCTGGTGCGACACCTGCTGCTGGCGGCCAAGCGCTGCCTGGGCCTGCAGCGGCCACGTGTGTCCACCGAGAACATGGTGGTGGCCGGGCTGCTGGCCTGCGTGGCCACCCTGGCCCTCGGGGCCGCCGCCTTTGCACACTTCGAGGGCTGGACCTTCTTCCACGCCTACTACTATTGTTTCATCACCCTCACCACCATCGGCTTCGGCGACTTCGTGGCGCTGCAGAACGACGAGGCACTGCAGAGGAAGCTGCCCTACGTGGCCTTCTGCTTCCTCTACATCCTGCTGGGGCTCACGGTCATCGGGGCCTTCCTGAACCTCGTGGTCCTCCGCTTTCTGGCCCATGCGGATGTGCCCGGCCGTGCCCCGCTGCCCCACCAGGGGGCGCGCCTGAGCCGCAGCCCCCGTGCGCCCCGCCACCCAGCCGGGCCCAGAGGTGCCACCTGCATCTCTCATCGCGTCTGCCAGTTGGAGACTTGGGCCTGCGACAACCTGGGCttctctcccccctccagccCGGTGACAGAGCGTCCCGTCAAGGCAGACAGACCCCAGGCGAGACGGAAGTCCATCTGA